The following are from one region of the Paenibacillus sp. KS-LC4 genome:
- a CDS encoding Gfo/Idh/MocA family oxidoreductase: MSTANGMNYAPKGKAKPVVNEGEFVFAALSLDHGHIYGMCNGLREAGGTLKWVYDPDPKKVEAFVRTYPEVRPAESKQQILQDAEVVLVAAAAVTNLRGPLGVEVMQHGKHYFTDKAPFTTLEQLAEARKVTAATGKIYAVYYSERLHVESAEFAGQLVKDGAIGRVLNVLGLGPHRLNAAARPDWFFNKEQYGGIICDLASHQIEQFLYFAGCKDATVQSSKIANYNNKQYPELEDFGDVTMIGDNGATHYSRVDWFTPDGLSTWGDGRTIILGTEGYIELRKYVDLTRGGSDHLFLVNGEGEQKIDVKDKVGFPYFGALILDCLNGTELAMTQAHTFKAAELSLQAQLQAVRVE, translated from the coding sequence ATGTCAACAGCAAATGGAATGAATTATGCCCCGAAAGGCAAGGCAAAGCCAGTAGTTAATGAGGGAGAATTTGTATTCGCGGCCTTGTCGCTGGATCATGGACATATTTATGGCATGTGCAATGGTCTTCGGGAGGCGGGGGGCACACTCAAGTGGGTTTATGATCCAGACCCGAAGAAGGTAGAAGCATTTGTGCGCACCTATCCTGAGGTCCGCCCGGCGGAATCGAAGCAGCAAATTTTGCAGGATGCGGAAGTGGTGCTCGTTGCAGCAGCGGCGGTTACGAATTTACGCGGCCCGCTTGGCGTCGAGGTTATGCAGCATGGCAAGCATTATTTTACCGACAAAGCACCGTTTACGACGCTTGAGCAGTTGGCTGAGGCGCGTAAAGTAACGGCGGCTACAGGCAAAATTTACGCCGTTTATTACAGCGAGCGCCTTCATGTGGAATCCGCAGAATTCGCCGGGCAGCTCGTGAAGGACGGGGCTATTGGCCGTGTGCTGAATGTATTAGGCCTCGGACCGCATCGTTTGAATGCAGCAGCTCGGCCTGATTGGTTCTTCAATAAGGAGCAGTACGGCGGCATTATTTGTGATCTTGCCAGCCATCAAATTGAACAGTTTCTATATTTCGCAGGCTGCAAGGATGCGACGGTGCAATCCAGCAAAATAGCGAATTACAATAATAAGCAATACCCAGAGCTTGAGGACTTTGGTGACGTTACGATGATTGGGGACAATGGGGCTACGCATTATTCTCGCGTGGACTGGTTTACACCGGATGGCTTGTCTACTTGGGGAGATGGGCGGACGATTATTCTCGGCACAGAAGGCTATATCGAGCTGCGCAAATATGTCGATTTGACGAGAGGCGGCAGCGATCATTTGTTCCTCGTGAATGGAGAAGGCGAGCAAAAAATTGATGTGAAGGACAAGGTAGGCTTCCCATATTTTGGAGCGCTTATTCTTGATTGCTTGAATGGCACGGAGCTAGCGATGACGCAGGCGCATACGTTTAAAGCGGCAGAGCTTAGCTTGCAGGCGCAATTGCAGGCTGTCCGGGTCGAGTAG
- a CDS encoding sugar phosphate isomerase/epimerase family protein yields MKLSVFTVATPELGPEELAAAAHEAGIHAVEWRYKEAPDATVASQEPSFWGNNLCTIFPSGGDEMLDRFGKAAADHGLISLSLTPYLTAGDLETTEQVLKAAKRVGASFIRVGVPFYDRTRPFGELFTLARTYLKQTEELCRKYGVKGLVETHHQTIAASASAAYRLCEGLDPDCIGVLYDPGNMVYEGFENYRMGLELLGPYLAHVHVKNASWQAGPEETDGSINWKADWTGLAKGIVPWKQIIEDLQAVGYDGYLGIEDFSKEFAESPDMLRHFVRYINGLQSSS; encoded by the coding sequence ATGAAATTGTCTGTATTTACGGTAGCAACACCCGAGCTGGGCCCCGAGGAGCTGGCGGCAGCGGCGCATGAGGCAGGAATTCATGCTGTAGAATGGCGTTACAAGGAAGCGCCCGATGCGACTGTGGCGAGTCAAGAGCCTTCTTTCTGGGGTAACAACCTCTGTACGATTTTCCCCTCGGGCGGAGATGAAATGCTGGATCGCTTCGGAAAGGCGGCGGCTGATCATGGACTGATCTCGCTTAGCCTGACGCCATATCTTACCGCTGGCGATTTGGAGACTACCGAGCAGGTGCTGAAAGCGGCGAAGCGGGTCGGTGCTTCCTTTATCCGGGTAGGTGTTCCGTTTTATGACCGCACGAGGCCGTTCGGCGAGCTGTTCACGCTGGCACGGACGTATTTGAAGCAAACGGAGGAGCTGTGCCGTAAGTATGGCGTTAAAGGCTTAGTCGAGACCCATCATCAGACGATTGCGGCAAGCGCCTCCGCGGCTTATCGGCTATGCGAAGGGCTGGACCCGGACTGTATTGGCGTACTCTACGATCCCGGCAACATGGTTTACGAAGGCTTTGAAAACTATCGGATGGGACTAGAGCTGCTAGGTCCATATTTGGCACATGTGCATGTGAAAAATGCGAGCTGGCAGGCTGGCCCAGAGGAAACAGATGGCAGCATTAACTGGAAGGCGGACTGGACGGGACTAGCTAAAGGGATCGTGCCATGGAAGCAAATCATTGAGGATTTGCAGGCTGTCGGCTACGACGGCTATCTCGGCATCGAAGATTTCAGCAAGGAATTTGCGGAGTCGCCAGACATGCTGCGTCATTTTGTCCGATATATTAACGGACTACAGTCCAGCAGCTAA
- a CDS encoding AraC family transcriptional regulator has protein sequence MSDILTDYSPAAKMIDFSYQIQTPLEPIFHSHTYYEVYYFHEGKCNYLIGDQIYHMQPGDLMILFGMTLHCAKIDPSVPYVRSIVHFEPSLLRPLLELPQALNVMEPFEELRNHRLRLRGEHKEEAERLLALMQVHQQRGDAIGSNRLLLAFVDLLYFIFGLCEQPLRERQEFSTEKEQTVQRIISLLEHSYTDDLHMDQLEERLHLSKSYIARLFKDVTGVTVFHYVYRRRINEAKIIFLMEPSVTVTEACYRLGFKHLAHFSRMFKQFVGVSPEQFKRRETQG, from the coding sequence TTGTCCGATATATTAACGGACTACAGTCCAGCAGCTAAAATGATTGATTTCAGCTATCAAATCCAAACACCGCTGGAGCCTATTTTTCATTCGCATACCTATTATGAGGTTTATTATTTTCATGAAGGAAAATGCAACTATTTGATAGGCGATCAAATTTATCATATGCAGCCGGGCGATTTGATGATATTGTTTGGCATGACGCTGCATTGCGCCAAAATCGACCCATCGGTTCCTTATGTGCGTTCGATTGTTCATTTCGAGCCTTCGCTGCTGCGTCCGCTGCTGGAGCTGCCGCAGGCACTTAATGTGATGGAGCCGTTTGAGGAGCTGCGAAATCATCGCCTGCGGCTCAGAGGCGAGCATAAGGAAGAGGCTGAGCGGCTTCTGGCTCTAATGCAGGTGCATCAGCAGCGGGGAGATGCGATAGGCAGCAATCGTCTGTTGCTTGCCTTCGTTGATTTATTGTATTTTATTTTTGGTTTATGCGAGCAGCCGCTGAGGGAACGGCAAGAGTTTTCTACGGAAAAGGAACAGACGGTGCAGCGCATCATCTCCTTGCTGGAGCACAGCTATACGGACGATTTGCATATGGATCAGCTAGAGGAAAGGCTTCATCTAAGCAAGTCGTATATCGCCAGGCTGTTTAAGGATGTGACGGGTGTAACGGTGTTTCACTACGTATATCGAAGACGGATTAATGAGGCGAAAATCATCTTTTTGATGGAGCCGTCCGTCACGGTAACAGAAGCTTGCTATCGTCTTGGTTTTAAGCATCTGGCCCATTTCAGCAGAATGTTCAAACAATTCGTCGGTGTATCGCCAGAGCAGTTCAAGCGGCGCGAGACGCAAGGCTAA
- a CDS encoding SGNH/GDSL hydrolase family protein, protein MKLERGQKLLFIGDSITDCDRNKQDGEGLFGALGKGYVAQVDALLQAVYPELGIRVVNMGTSGHTVRDLKARWQEDVTDKKPDVLSIMIGINDVWRQYDTPFIKEWHIYLEEYEQTLRELVARAKPIAESGIVLMTPFFLESNEQDAMRRTMDEYGAVVRRIADETGCLFIDTQAAFNKVLAHLYSATLAWDRVHPTAAGHMVLARAFLQAMDFDWTK, encoded by the coding sequence ATGAAGCTGGAACGTGGTCAGAAGCTGTTGTTTATTGGGGACTCGATTACGGATTGCGACCGAAACAAGCAGGATGGCGAGGGACTGTTCGGCGCCCTTGGCAAAGGTTACGTTGCTCAGGTGGATGCGCTGCTGCAAGCGGTATACCCGGAGCTTGGCATTCGTGTAGTGAACATGGGAACAAGCGGGCATACGGTTCGTGATTTAAAAGCGAGATGGCAGGAGGATGTAACGGATAAGAAGCCGGACGTGCTTTCGATCATGATCGGCATAAATGACGTATGGCGCCAATATGATACGCCGTTCATTAAGGAATGGCATATCTATTTGGAGGAGTACGAGCAGACGCTGCGCGAGCTGGTTGCGAGGGCGAAGCCAATTGCCGAAAGCGGCATCGTGCTGATGACACCATTCTTTCTGGAGAGCAATGAGCAGGATGCGATGCGCCGCACAATGGACGAATATGGCGCTGTTGTACGCCGTATTGCAGATGAAACGGGCTGTCTGTTCATTGATACACAGGCGGCATTTAATAAGGTGCTGGCCCATCTCTATTCCGCTACTTTAGCGTGGGATCGCGTGCATCCGACGGCAGCAGGCCATATGGTGCTGGCGAGAGCTTTTTTGCAGGCAATGGATTTCGATTGGACGAAATAA
- a CDS encoding MBL fold metallo-hydrolase has protein sequence MRMTRHQHIYQLTYLPYVFPVNCYLIEEEDGLTLIDAALPNNAEAIMQAARKLGKPIVRIVLTHAHDDHIGALDKLKAQLPNAVVAISARDARLLRGDRSLEPSEPTTPIRGGVPKNVATKPNLLLQDGDRIGSLLAVAAPGHTPGSMAFLDTRGGELIAGDAFQRRGGLAVSGQMRPLFPFPAWATWNKQQSLLSAQRLLALKPSLLAVGHGNLLASPVAAMEQAVKVAERKLAVSMVH, from the coding sequence GTGAGAATGACTAGACACCAGCATATTTATCAGTTAACCTACTTGCCTTATGTATTTCCTGTAAATTGCTATTTGATCGAAGAAGAGGACGGCTTGACGCTGATTGATGCAGCACTGCCGAATAATGCTGAAGCGATTATGCAGGCAGCACGCAAGCTCGGCAAGCCGATTGTGCGTATCGTACTGACTCATGCGCATGATGATCATATCGGCGCGTTAGATAAACTCAAAGCACAGCTGCCGAATGCAGTCGTAGCGATATCGGCGAGGGACGCGCGATTGCTGCGAGGAGACCGCTCCTTGGAGCCGAGTGAGCCGACGACCCCGATTAGAGGCGGCGTACCGAAAAATGTAGCCACGAAGCCGAATTTGCTGCTTCAGGATGGTGATCGTATCGGCTCACTGCTGGCGGTTGCAGCACCGGGACATACGCCGGGTTCCATGGCCTTTCTCGATACTAGGGGTGGAGAGCTAATTGCTGGCGATGCCTTTCAACGGCGTGGCGGCCTTGCGGTCAGTGGACAAATGCGTCCGTTGTTTCCATTTCCGGCATGGGCTACCTGGAATAAGCAGCAGTCGCTGCTTAGTGCCCAGCGCTTGCTAGCGCTGAAACCGTCCTTGCTGGCAGTCGGACATGGCAATCTGCTTGCCAGCCCTGTGGCTGCAATGGAGCAGGCAGTCAAAGTGGCTGAACGCAAGCTCGCTGTTTCTATGGTACATTAG
- a CDS encoding WHG domain-containing protein yields MSPRIGLDVPTIVRTAAEIANTQGLEAVTMASLSQKLGIRSPSLYNHIDGLGGVRMALAIYGLREMNEQMNKAVEGLTGEDAVYAASKAYISFARSNPGVYEATVPSQSQDNAEFKSVSEQLIGLIINLLDSYKLKHETAIHIVRGWRSLLHGFSSIEQKGGFGMPYQLDESLQLVLQTYLSGIRQICIEE; encoded by the coding sequence ATGTCGCCAAGAATAGGCTTGGATGTACCGACGATTGTTCGGACGGCCGCAGAAATTGCTAATACGCAAGGGCTCGAAGCGGTAACGATGGCATCGCTTTCGCAGAAGCTGGGCATTCGCTCGCCCTCCTTATACAATCATATAGACGGATTAGGTGGAGTGAGGATGGCTCTCGCGATTTATGGCTTGCGCGAAATGAACGAGCAGATGAATAAGGCGGTAGAAGGTCTGACAGGAGAAGACGCCGTTTATGCGGCGAGCAAAGCCTATATTTCTTTTGCCCGCTCGAATCCGGGTGTTTATGAGGCGACAGTTCCGTCTCAATCACAGGATAATGCTGAATTTAAATCAGTTAGCGAGCAACTGATCGGGCTCATTATTAATTTGCTGGATAGCTACAAATTAAAGCATGAGACGGCAATTCATATCGTTCGCGGCTGGCGCAGCCTGCTGCATGGATTTAGCTCAATTGAGCAGAAGGGCGGCTTCGGTATGCCCTACCAATTGGATGAATCCTTGCAGCTTGTGCTGCAAACGTATTTGTCTGGGATTCGACAAATATGTATTGAAGAGTAA
- a CDS encoding MFS transporter, protein METKARLHKFGMQMTPRVWYNAKIDVGASLLFSLFNVVLNQFYMPFAIQQGATNFQVGLLSAAPAIGLIFSPLWANWIEKSNNPKPFVIIPNLIGRLLLLLPALFAYPSVFVATALIFQILMGIQAPAYAALVSRMYPPDVRGRLMGYVRVAMGAIMIPLAYLVGKWADASGTSWPLVCAAAAGTLSVLLFQTLRLPKIPLKKVVAPGAAVTRFSLRDQWKLVLGNKKLAVLLAATSLTGFGNMLSIPLYQIIQVQVLELSNVQIGYARVAYFIGLLVTYFIAGWMIDRFDIRYTILGGIAAYAIVPMLYGFIGTYPAVILGNGIQGIGEAIWDIGILAYIFRLAPGREAVVFGIHLMLFGIRGTLGPLLSAGLSDSVPLSTLLIGAAIFGCVGTLIFIIGNRKRTGTPLANGITPGE, encoded by the coding sequence ATGGAAACGAAAGCCCGGTTGCATAAATTTGGCATGCAAATGACTCCTCGTGTATGGTATAACGCCAAAATTGATGTGGGCGCCTCCCTATTATTCAGCTTGTTTAATGTCGTGCTTAACCAGTTTTACATGCCGTTTGCAATACAGCAGGGAGCGACGAACTTTCAAGTAGGGCTATTGTCCGCTGCTCCGGCGATCGGTCTTATATTCTCGCCGCTGTGGGCGAACTGGATCGAGAAGAGCAACAATCCGAAGCCATTTGTGATTATTCCTAATTTAATTGGCAGGCTGCTTTTACTGCTCCCGGCGTTGTTTGCTTATCCTTCAGTGTTCGTGGCAACAGCGCTTATTTTTCAAATTTTAATGGGTATTCAGGCCCCGGCATATGCAGCATTAGTATCCCGCATGTATCCGCCAGATGTAAGAGGCAGGCTGATGGGCTATGTGAGAGTGGCCATGGGAGCCATTATGATCCCGCTTGCTTATTTGGTCGGAAAATGGGCAGATGCGTCCGGTACGTCGTGGCCACTCGTCTGTGCAGCAGCGGCAGGAACATTGTCTGTATTGCTGTTTCAAACGCTGCGTCTGCCGAAAATCCCTTTGAAAAAGGTGGTCGCTCCGGGAGCAGCCGTAACGCGCTTCTCGCTGCGGGATCAGTGGAAGCTCGTGTTGGGCAATAAGAAGCTGGCTGTACTGCTGGCGGCAACATCACTTACGGGCTTCGGCAACATGCTGTCCATTCCGCTTTATCAAATTATTCAGGTGCAGGTGCTTGAACTAAGCAATGTGCAGATTGGATATGCGCGAGTCGCCTATTTTATCGGATTGCTGGTCACCTATTTTATTGCGGGCTGGATGATTGACCGCTTTGATATCCGCTATACGATATTGGGCGGCATTGCTGCCTATGCCATCGTTCCGATGCTCTATGGATTTATAGGTACCTATCCTGCTGTTATCCTCGGCAATGGCATTCAGGGAATTGGCGAAGCGATCTGGGATATCGGCATTTTGGCTTATATTTTTAGGCTCGCTCCCGGCCGGGAGGCGGTCGTATTCGGTATCCATCTGATGCTGTTTGGCATCAGAGGCACGCTTGGGCCATTGCTGAGCGCAGGTTTGTCAGATAGTGTGCCTCTCAGTACGCTGCTGATCGGGGCTGCTATTTTTGGCTGTGTCGGGACACTGATTTTCATAATCGGCAACCGCAAGCGGACGGGAACGCCGCTAGCAAACGGTATTACGCCAGGAGAGTAA
- a CDS encoding rhamnogalacturonan acetylesterase: MTDGFRFDFGIGAARDGHVKVTDSTLYEPGRGYGFSSVTKVTAKRREEAEGMGSDFCIPLETSFLLDVENGVYTVNLLIGDAITVTETTIKAGCGRLVAQRLRTIAGEFIRYSFALSVRDGQIRLAFTGLAPRINALEVLCSNHTPTIFLAGDSTVTDQPEDGYPYAGWGQMLPKWFKQDAAIENRAVSGRSSKSFIGEGRLDEIFQWMKPRDVLLIQFGHNDQKPDEERRTEPFTTYKEYLKRYIDGARQREALPVLVTSVQRRFYEADGSLVDTHGEYLIAMRELAEEENVPLIDLAEESRRLFEGLGPEATKSLFMWAAPGEFINFPNGVEDNTHFQERGALQIAGLVVEQLKQLRLGAIQVSFR; the protein is encoded by the coding sequence ATGACAGATGGTTTTCGATTTGATTTCGGTATTGGAGCCGCGAGGGATGGACATGTGAAGGTAACGGACTCTACGTTGTACGAGCCAGGCAGAGGCTATGGCTTCAGCTCGGTGACGAAGGTGACGGCGAAGCGCCGGGAGGAAGCAGAGGGCATGGGCAGCGATTTCTGCATTCCTTTGGAAACTTCTTTTTTGCTAGATGTCGAAAATGGTGTCTACACCGTGAATCTATTAATTGGCGATGCCATAACCGTTACAGAGACGACGATTAAAGCGGGCTGTGGTCGGCTCGTTGCCCAGCGCTTAAGGACGATAGCGGGCGAGTTTATTCGCTACAGCTTCGCGTTGTCGGTAAGAGACGGTCAAATCCGCTTGGCCTTTACGGGATTGGCGCCGCGCATTAATGCACTCGAGGTGCTCTGCTCCAACCATACGCCGACTATTTTTCTTGCCGGGGATTCAACGGTTACGGATCAGCCGGAGGATGGTTATCCTTATGCAGGCTGGGGCCAAATGCTGCCCAAATGGTTTAAGCAGGACGCAGCCATTGAGAACAGGGCGGTATCTGGTCGCAGCTCAAAAAGCTTCATTGGAGAAGGGCGACTCGATGAGATTTTTCAATGGATGAAGCCGCGCGACGTGCTGTTGATCCAGTTTGGCCATAATGACCAGAAGCCGGATGAGGAGCGACGCACGGAGCCTTTTACCACTTATAAGGAATATTTAAAGCGATACATAGACGGGGCTCGGCAGCGCGAGGCGCTTCCTGTGCTGGTGACTTCCGTACAGCGGCGATTTTATGAAGCAGATGGTAGTCTTGTCGATACGCATGGCGAATATTTGATTGCTATGAGGGAGCTTGCCGAGGAGGAAAACGTACCGTTAATCGACTTGGCGGAGGAAAGCCGCAGGCTGTTTGAGGGACTTGGTCCAGAAGCAACGAAATCTTTATTTATGTGGGCGGCCCCAGGCGAGTTTATCAATTTCCCCAATGGCGTAGAGGACAATACGCATTTTCAGGAGCGCGGTGCGCTGCAAATTGCCGGCCTAGTGGTCGAGCAACTGAAGCAATTGAGGCTGGGAGCTATACAGGTCTCGTTTCGCTAA